In one window of Notolabrus celidotus isolate fNotCel1 chromosome 15, fNotCel1.pri, whole genome shotgun sequence DNA:
- the cdcp2 gene encoding CUB domain-containing protein 2, translating to MSLWVAILIHFLLLVDKAYSKKGVKCGGILSSPSGNISSPNFPGLYPYNIDCSWLIVVAEGSSVLLTFHHFELEYHANCAYDYIKIYNGISEDEGNLLGIFCGDISPPQFTSSWNVMSIIFHSDRHVAKRGFSVGYRKDMCGGVLTGLSGVISSPGYPQEYSNNADCSWTIHVSNTSVVTLVFLDFQLENNEGCNFDFVALFDGPTVTHRHLGKYCGADQPPNIVTSSNQLLVVFKSDFNIGGRGFKAYYYSGECQQVLSAVSGNFSSPHFPNIYPNNINCHWSITLAAGYRIKLFFPIMDLEDRNSLSDECDYDSIAVYDGDSQTDTLLGRWCGREKPPFLVSKGNKLLVVLSTDRDDAHRGFTASYLGVVPVNVSCTRSEFTILIPQQSLPQLDRERIYLGNPSCAAQLTATSYKILAQFVNCGTASQKHRNITMLVNKLYIDFSDGKQQNVQEYKVQCDALRKIASVSIITAEERRLEEQALQTDNNSGSDAGGPAAEPHDLSDIVFISICVLAVILMVIAIIWLVLL from the exons atgagTCTCTGGGTGGCTATACTGATTCATTTTCTACTGCTTGTTGACAAGGCTTACTCCAAAAAAG GCGTAAAATGTGGAGGGATCCTCTCATCTCCATCGGGGAATATCTCCAGTCCAAACTTCCCAGGCCTGTATCCCTACAACATCGATTGCTCCTGGCTAATAGTGGTAGCAGAGGGTTCCTCCGTCCTCCTTACCTTTCACCACTTTGAACTGGAGTACCATGCCAACTGCGCTTACGACTACATTAAGATCTACAATGGCATATCCGAAGATGAGGGTAACCTCCTTGGGATATTTTGTGGAGACATCTCCCCGCCACAGTTTACCTCTTCTTGGAATGTCATGTCAATCATCTTCCACTCAGACCGCCATGTGGCCAAGAGGGGATTCAGTGTTGGCTACAGAAAAG ATATGTGTGGTGGAGTCCTGACTGGTCTCTCAGGGGTCATCTCCAGTCCAGGCTATCCTCAGGAGTACAGCAACAATGCAGACTGCTCCTGGACCATTCACGTGTCCAACACCAGTGTGGTCACCTTGGTATTCTTGGACTTCCAACTGGAAAACAATGAAGGATGTAATTTTGACTTTGTCGCCCTGTTTGATGGCCCGACAGTCACCCACCGCCACCTGGGCAAATACTGCGGGGCAGATCAACCCCCAAACATTGTCACCAGCTCCAACCAGCTTCTGGTAGTCTTCAAGTCTGACTTCAACATTGGTGGACGTGGATTCAAGGCCTACTATTACTCAG GTGAATGTCAGCAGGTCCTTTCAGCTGTCAGTGGCAACTTTAGCAGCCCCCATTTCCCAAACATCTACCCAAACAACATCAACTGCCACTGGAGCATCACTCTAGCAGCTGGATACCGCATCAAACTCTTTTTCCCCATCATGGACCTGGAGGACCGAAACAGTTTGTCAGACGAGTGTGACTATGACTCCATCGCAGTGTACGATGGGGACAGCcagacagacacactgctgGGGCGCTGGTGTGGCAGGGAAAAACCCCCCTTTCTGGTGTCAAAGGGAAACAAGCTGCTGGTGGTACTCAGCACAGACAGGGATGACGCTCACAGGGGCTTCACTGCCTCTTATCTTGGAG TGGTGCCTGTAAACGTTAGCTGTACAAGATCAGAGTTCACCATTCTGATACCCCAGCAGTCCTTACCTCAGCTGGACCGTGAGAGAATCTATCTGGGGAACCCATCCTGTGCAGCCCAGCTGACAGCTACCTCTTATAAGATACTCGCTCAGTTTGTCAACTGTGGCACTGCCAGCCAG AAACATCGGAACATCACCATGCTGGTAAACAAACTCTACATTGATTTCTCTGATGGGAAGCAGCAGAATGTGCAGGAATATAAGGTGCAGTGTGATGCACTGCGGAAGATAGCATCAGTGTCCATCATTACAGCAGAGGAGCGGCGTCTGGAAGAGCAGGCTCTGCAAACTGATAATAACAGTGGTAGCGATGCAGGGGGTCCAGCGGCTGAACCTCATGACCTGAGTGATATAGTCTTCATTAGCATCTGTGTTCTGGCTGTTATTCTCATGGTGATTGCTATTATTTGGCTGGTGCTGCTTTAG